One Streptomyces sp. P9-A2 DNA window includes the following coding sequences:
- a CDS encoding response regulator transcription factor, with the protein MPPTASPTPTPTVLLAEDDRAIRNALARALTLEGYRVTAVADGVEALAQVHRSRPDVLVLDVMMPGIDGLQVCRVLRAEGDRTPVLMLTALVETADRIAGLDAGADDYVVKPFDVEEVFARLRALLRRVAPAPESAPESASAPESAPAPESAESSRRQPASGTSGTPRNSGTPRTSGGRSDDPAAGRFVDAAGLRMDPRARRAWRGRRELELTRTEFELLELLVRNAGIVLDHSTIYDRIWGYDFGPGSKNLAVYVGYLRRKLDEPGAPQLIHTVRGVGYVLRED; encoded by the coding sequence GTGCCCCCTACCGCGTCCCCCACTCCCACCCCCACCGTGCTGCTCGCCGAGGACGACCGTGCCATCCGCAACGCCCTGGCGCGCGCCCTGACCCTGGAGGGCTACCGGGTCACCGCGGTCGCCGACGGCGTCGAGGCGCTGGCGCAGGTCCACCGCAGCCGGCCCGACGTCCTCGTGCTGGACGTGATGATGCCCGGCATCGACGGGCTCCAGGTGTGCCGGGTGCTGCGCGCCGAGGGCGACCGCACCCCCGTACTGATGCTGACGGCGCTGGTGGAGACCGCCGACCGGATCGCGGGGCTGGACGCGGGCGCCGACGACTACGTCGTCAAACCGTTCGACGTCGAGGAGGTCTTCGCCCGGCTGCGCGCCCTGCTGCGCCGGGTGGCACCCGCACCCGAGTCCGCACCCGAGTCCGCATCCGCACCCGAGTCCGCACCCGCACCCGAGTCCGCCGAGTCGTCGAGGCGGCAGCCGGCATCCGGGACCTCTGGGACACCCAGGAACTCCGGGACACCCAGGACATCGGGCGGGCGGTCGGACGATCCGGCGGCAGGGCGGTTCGTCGACGCGGCCGGGCTGCGCATGGACCCGCGGGCGCGCCGGGCCTGGCGGGGCCGGCGGGAGCTGGAGCTGACCCGGACCGAGTTCGAGCTGCTGGAGCTGCTGGTCCGCAACGCGGGCATCGTCCTCGACCACTCGACCATCTACGACCGCATCTGGGGCTACGACTTCGGTCCCGGTTCCAAGAACCTCGCCGTCTACGTCGGCTACCTGCGCCGCAAACTCGACGAGCCCGGGGCGCCGCAACTGATCCACACGGTGCGTGGGGTGGGTTACGTGCTGCGGGAGGACTGA
- a CDS encoding YnfA family protein has product MLIARSAALFVLAAILEIGGAWLVWQGVRDNRGWMWAAGGVLALGAYGFVATFQPDAHFGRVLAAYGGIFVAGSLLWGAVADGYRPDRWDIAGALICLAGMAVIMWAPRNG; this is encoded by the coding sequence ATGCTGATCGCCCGCTCCGCCGCCCTCTTCGTCCTCGCCGCGATCCTGGAGATCGGCGGCGCCTGGCTGGTCTGGCAGGGCGTACGGGACAACCGCGGCTGGATGTGGGCGGCCGGCGGTGTCCTCGCCCTCGGCGCGTACGGATTCGTCGCGACCTTCCAGCCCGACGCGCACTTCGGCCGCGTCCTCGCCGCGTACGGGGGCATCTTCGTCGCCGGTTCGCTCCTGTGGGGCGCGGTCGCCGACGGCTACCGCCCGGACCGCTGGGACATCGCCGGCGCGCTGATCTGCCTGGCCGGGATGGCCGTGATCATGTGGGCCCCGCGCAACGGCTGA
- a CDS encoding RtcB family protein, producing the protein MSYVEMPGAKVPIRMWTDPASVEEGALQQLRNVATLPWIKGLAVMPDVHYGKGATVGSVIAMRGAVCPAAVGVDIGCGMSAVRTSLTANDLPGDLSRLRSKVEQAIPVGRGMHDTPVDPARLHGFAIGGWDDFWGRFDGVAEAVRFRHERAGKQMGTLGGGNHFVEVCTDTTGSVWLMLHSGSRNIGKELAEHHIGVARELPHNQGLVDRDLAVFVADTPQMAAYRNDLFWAQEYAKRNRSIMMALLKDVIRKEFKKAKPAFEAEISAHHNYVAEERYDGMDLLVTRKGAIRAGSGEFGIIPGSMGTGSYIVKGLGNADSFNSASHGAGRRMSRSAAKRRFSTKDLEEQTRGVECRKDSGVVDEIPGAYKPIEQVIDQQRDLVEVVAKLKQVVCVKG; encoded by the coding sequence ATGTCGTACGTGGAAATGCCGGGTGCGAAGGTGCCGATCCGCATGTGGACGGACCCGGCGTCGGTGGAGGAGGGCGCCCTCCAGCAGTTGCGGAACGTGGCGACCCTGCCCTGGATCAAGGGCCTCGCCGTGATGCCGGACGTGCACTACGGCAAGGGCGCGACGGTCGGCTCGGTCATCGCGATGCGGGGTGCGGTGTGCCCCGCGGCGGTGGGGGTCGACATCGGTTGCGGCATGTCGGCGGTGAGGACGTCCCTGACGGCGAACGACCTGCCGGGCGACCTGTCCCGGCTGCGCTCGAAGGTCGAGCAGGCGATCCCGGTCGGGCGGGGGATGCACGACACCCCCGTGGACCCGGCCCGCCTGCACGGTTTCGCGATCGGCGGCTGGGACGACTTCTGGGGACGGTTCGACGGGGTGGCGGAAGCGGTCAGGTTCCGTCACGAGCGGGCCGGTAAGCAGATGGGAACGCTGGGCGGCGGAAATCACTTCGTCGAAGTCTGTACGGACACGACCGGTTCTGTCTGGCTGATGCTGCACTCCGGTTCCCGGAACATCGGCAAGGAACTCGCCGAGCACCACATCGGTGTGGCCCGGGAACTCCCGCACAACCAGGGCCTGGTCGACCGCGACCTCGCCGTCTTCGTGGCGGACACCCCGCAGATGGCGGCCTACCGGAACGACCTGTTCTGGGCGCAGGAGTACGCGAAGCGCAACCGCTCGATCATGATGGCGCTCCTGAAGGACGTGATCCGCAAGGAGTTCAAGAAGGCGAAGCCGGCCTTCGAGGCGGAGATCAGCGCGCACCACAACTACGTGGCCGAGGAGCGCTACGACGGCATGGATCTGCTCGTCACCCGCAAGGGCGCGATCCGCGCGGGCTCCGGCGAGTTCGGGATCATCCCTGGCTCCATGGGCACGGGTTCGTACATCGTCAAGGGCCTCGGGAACGCCGACTCCTTCAACTCGGCGTCCCACGGCGCCGGCCGCCGCATGAGCCGCAGCGCGGCGAAGCGGCGCTTCTCGACCAAGGACCTGGAGGAGCAGACGCGGGGCGTGGAGTGCCGCAAGGACTCCGGTGTCGTGGACGAGATTCCCGGCGCGTACAAGCCGATCGAGCAGGTCATCGACCAGCAGCGGGACCTCGTGGAGGTCGTGGCGAAGCTGAAGCAGGTCGTCTGCGTGAAGGGCTGA
- a CDS encoding sigma-70 family RNA polymerase sigma factor has protein sequence MRAQDELVAVHLPLVYNIVGRALNGHPDVEDVVQETLLRALGSLGSLKDPDRFRSWLVAITMNQIRHHWRSESHGGAAPVRSGLHDAYDVADPGADFVDLTILRLGLEGQRREAAEATRWLDPDDQALLSLWWLEAAGELTRAEVAAALELPPQHTAVRVQRMKAQLETARLVVRALSAQPRCVLLDDLTEAWDGVPSALWRKRIARHARDCTVCAGFQSGLVPAEGLLVGLGLVPVAAGLLAALGTGAGTTKAVPVSFASHAPADSEDIPTGPYGDTGGPAPAGSPAEPLATVEVGRRANRHPSGRTSGNGRTDGPAGSRAQSRARRRRSRNIVAVAAALLVTGGAISGWVLLTPDGEADKVQSASTGAPEETVSEPSSPDPSVSSSASPSPSPSSSPSASSSPSASASPDASRKPKPSATPSAEATRTKSAPAAPVQPEKTTTRPQAAPTTASAPAAAPGGSSATQVLALTNAERAAAGCSPVTLDNRLNEAAQLHSEDMSANDYFSHTGQNGSSFVDRVTAQGHPSPGAENIARGQSSAESVMEAWMNSEGHRANILNCSLTTMGVGVVTSDWTWTQVFGR, from the coding sequence ATGCGGGCCCAGGACGAACTCGTCGCCGTCCACCTTCCATTGGTCTACAACATCGTGGGCCGGGCCCTGAACGGCCACCCCGACGTCGAGGACGTGGTGCAGGAGACCTTGCTCCGCGCCCTCGGTTCGCTCGGCTCGCTGAAGGACCCCGACAGGTTCCGGTCCTGGCTGGTCGCCATCACCATGAACCAGATACGTCACCACTGGCGCAGCGAGAGCCACGGCGGGGCGGCGCCGGTCCGTTCGGGCCTGCACGACGCGTACGACGTCGCCGACCCGGGCGCCGACTTCGTGGACCTGACGATCCTGCGGCTCGGACTGGAGGGCCAGCGGCGCGAGGCCGCCGAGGCCACCCGCTGGCTGGACCCCGACGACCAGGCGCTGTTGTCGCTGTGGTGGCTGGAGGCGGCGGGCGAGCTGACGCGGGCCGAGGTCGCCGCCGCGCTGGAACTGCCGCCGCAGCACACCGCGGTGCGCGTGCAGCGGATGAAGGCCCAACTGGAGACGGCCCGGCTGGTGGTGCGGGCGCTGTCCGCGCAGCCGCGCTGCGTCCTGCTGGACGACCTGACGGAGGCCTGGGACGGCGTCCCCTCGGCCCTCTGGCGCAAGCGCATCGCACGCCACGCCCGGGACTGCACCGTCTGCGCGGGCTTCCAGTCGGGGCTGGTCCCGGCGGAGGGACTGCTGGTCGGACTGGGACTGGTGCCGGTGGCGGCGGGCCTGCTCGCCGCTCTCGGCACCGGGGCCGGGACGACGAAGGCGGTGCCGGTGTCCTTCGCGAGCCACGCGCCGGCGGACTCGGAGGACATACCGACAGGGCCGTACGGGGACACGGGCGGCCCGGCGCCCGCCGGTTCCCCGGCCGAGCCCCTCGCAACGGTGGAGGTGGGCCGCCGCGCGAACCGCCACCCCAGCGGCCGTACCAGCGGCAATGGCCGTACGGACGGCCCCGCGGGCAGCCGCGCGCAGAGCCGCGCACGGCGTCGGCGAAGCAGGAACATCGTGGCCGTGGCCGCGGCGCTGCTCGTCACCGGCGGCGCGATATCCGGGTGGGTCCTCCTGACGCCGGACGGCGAAGCGGACAAGGTGCAGTCGGCCTCGACGGGCGCCCCGGAGGAAACCGTCTCCGAGCCGTCGTCGCCGGACCCTTCCGTCTCGTCCTCCGCTTCGCCCTCCCCCTCCCCCTCCTCCTCCCCTTCCGCTTCGTCCTCCCCCTCGGCCTCCGCCTCCCCGGACGCCTCACGCAAGCCGAAGCCCTCGGCCACACCGAGCGCCGAGGCGACCCGTACGAAGTCCGCCCCCGCGGCCCCCGTACAGCCGGAGAAGACGACGACGCGCCCCCAGGCGGCACCGACCACCGCGTCCGCGCCCGCGGCCGCTCCGGGAGGCAGCAGCGCCACTCAGGTCCTGGCCCTCACCAACGCCGAGCGTGCCGCGGCGGGCTGCTCACCGGTGACGCTCGACAACCGGCTGAACGAGGCGGCCCAACTGCACAGCGAGGACATGTCCGCCAACGACTACTTCTCCCACACCGGGCAGAACGGCAGCAGTTTCGTCGACCGGGTCACGGCGCAGGGTCACCCGAGCCCGGGCGCCGAGAACATCGCCCGCGGCCAGAGCTCCGCCGAGAGCGTCATGGAGGCGTGGATGAACTCCGAGGGCCACCGCGCGAACATCCTCAACTGCTCGCTCACAACGATGGGCGTCGGAGTGGTCACGAGCGACTGGACCTGGACCCAGGTCTTCGGCCGCTGA
- a CDS encoding LLM class flavin-dependent oxidoreductase — translation MQFGIFTIGDVTPDPTTGRTPTERERIKAMVAIALKAEEVGLDVFATGEHHNRPFVPSSPTTMLGYIAAQTEKLHLSTATTLITTNDPVKIAEDYAMLQHLADGRVDLMMGRGNTGPVYPWFGQDIRQGINLAIENYALLHRLWREDVVNWEGKFRTPLQGFTSTPRPLDDVPPFVWHGSIRSPEIAEQAAYYGDGFFHNNIFWPADHTKRMIELYRARYAHYGHGTPEQAIVGLGGQVFMRKNSQDAVREFRPYFDVAPVYGNGPSLEEFTRQTPLTVGSPQQVIEKTLSFRDYAGDYQRQLFLMDHAGLPLKTVLEQIDMLGEEVVPVLREEFAKNRPAGVPDAPTHASRLAAREVSTV, via the coding sequence ATGCAGTTCGGGATCTTTACCATCGGTGACGTCACGCCCGACCCGACCACGGGGCGTACCCCCACCGAGCGTGAGCGGATCAAGGCCATGGTCGCCATCGCGCTGAAGGCCGAAGAGGTGGGCCTGGACGTGTTCGCGACCGGTGAGCATCACAACCGGCCGTTCGTCCCGTCCTCGCCGACGACCATGCTCGGCTACATCGCGGCGCAGACGGAGAAGCTGCACCTCTCCACCGCCACCACCCTGATCACCACCAACGACCCGGTGAAGATCGCAGAGGACTACGCGATGCTCCAGCACCTGGCCGACGGCCGGGTCGACCTGATGATGGGCCGGGGCAACACCGGGCCGGTGTACCCGTGGTTCGGGCAGGACATCCGGCAGGGCATCAACCTCGCCATCGAGAACTACGCCCTGCTGCACCGCCTGTGGCGCGAGGACGTCGTCAACTGGGAGGGCAAGTTCCGCACCCCGTTGCAGGGCTTCACCTCCACGCCCCGCCCGCTGGACGACGTACCGCCGTTCGTCTGGCACGGGTCGATCCGCTCGCCCGAGATCGCCGAACAGGCCGCGTACTACGGCGACGGCTTCTTCCACAACAACATCTTCTGGCCGGCCGACCACACCAAGCGGATGATCGAGCTGTACCGCGCCCGGTACGCGCACTACGGCCACGGCACGCCCGAGCAGGCCATCGTCGGCCTCGGCGGCCAGGTGTTCATGCGGAAGAACTCGCAGGACGCCGTGCGCGAGTTCCGCCCCTACTTCGACGTCGCCCCCGTCTACGGGAACGGGCCCTCGCTGGAGGAGTTCACCCGGCAGACCCCGCTGACCGTGGGCTCCCCGCAGCAGGTCATCGAGAAGACACTGTCCTTCCGCGACTACGCGGGCGACTACCAGCGCCAGCTGTTCCTCATGGACCACGCGGGACTGCCGCTGAAGACCGTGCTGGAGCAGATCGACATGCTGGGCGAGGAAGTCGTGCCGGTGCTGCGCGAGGAGTTCGCCAAGAACCGCCCGGCCGGCGTGCCGGACGCGCCGACCCACGCCTCGCGACTGGCCGCCCGAGAGGTGAGCACCGTATGA
- a CDS encoding SDR family NAD(P)-dependent oxidoreductase encodes MAAATPSAASRIAVVTGASSGIGAATARGLAEAGYRVVLTARRKDRIEALAEELNAAGHTATAYPLDVTDRAAVDEFATAFKTVGVLVNNAGGALGADPVATGDPEDWRTMYETNVIGTLNLTQALLPRLEASGDGTVVVVSSTAGHSTYEGGAGYVAAKHGAHVLAETLRLEIVGRPVRVIEIAPGMVRTDEFALTRFGGDEAKAAKVYEGVAEPLTAADVADTITWAVTRPSHVNIDLLVVRPRAQASNSKVHRER; translated from the coding sequence ATGGCCGCCGCAACACCGTCCGCAGCGTCGCGTATCGCCGTCGTCACCGGCGCGAGCAGCGGGATCGGGGCCGCCACGGCACGCGGACTCGCCGAGGCCGGTTACCGCGTCGTCCTCACCGCCCGCCGCAAGGACCGGATCGAGGCGCTCGCCGAGGAGCTGAACGCGGCGGGCCACACGGCGACCGCGTATCCGCTCGACGTCACCGACCGCGCCGCCGTCGACGAGTTCGCCACCGCGTTCAAAACCGTCGGCGTCCTGGTCAACAACGCCGGTGGCGCGCTGGGCGCCGACCCGGTCGCGACCGGCGACCCGGAGGACTGGCGCACGATGTACGAGACCAACGTCATCGGCACCCTCAACCTCACCCAGGCCCTGCTGCCCAGGCTGGAGGCGAGCGGCGACGGCACGGTCGTCGTCGTGTCCTCGACCGCCGGGCACTCCACCTACGAGGGCGGCGCCGGCTATGTCGCCGCCAAGCACGGCGCCCACGTCCTCGCCGAGACCCTGCGCCTGGAGATCGTCGGCCGGCCCGTGCGCGTCATCGAGATCGCGCCCGGCATGGTGAGGACCGACGAGTTCGCCCTCACCCGCTTCGGCGGCGACGAGGCGAAGGCCGCCAAGGTGTACGAGGGCGTCGCCGAGCCCCTCACCGCGGCGGACGTCGCCGACACCATCACCTGGGCGGTGACCCGCCCCAGCCACGTCAACATCGACCTGTTGGTCGTCCGCCCCCGCGCCCAGGCGTCGAACAGCAAGGTCCACCGGGAGCGCTGA
- a CDS encoding DUF3558 domain-containing protein, protein MQRRAYVPGVTALLAALLAGCTGGSGDGSRSDNSNPGSAGTASQAAQPGRYATLPEPCGVVGTGILDELLPGIGEMTDEGLRTKAYAGEATLTYDTDRKVGCSWKVESAEATNRLVIDFERVVSYDNAVSDDSQAEELFATKRAAADLPEPTATRSGSADTDDDSGEDGGSASADPDASSPSSARPSASSGSSDPSGSSGVDSAAAAKATGSGSPSEGESSPASPSVPPADLQPRLLDEFGEEAFIDDELSSSGSTVKQRSVTVAFRTSNVVVTIEYAEQPATVGTVPDSKEMQDRARKLASLLTDSLGG, encoded by the coding sequence GTGCAACGGAGGGCCTACGTACCCGGCGTCACCGCGCTCCTCGCGGCCCTGCTGGCCGGATGCACCGGCGGTTCGGGCGACGGGAGCCGGTCGGACAACTCCAACCCGGGCAGCGCCGGGACGGCGTCGCAGGCGGCCCAGCCCGGCAGGTACGCCACGCTTCCGGAGCCCTGCGGCGTGGTCGGCACCGGCATACTCGACGAACTCCTGCCCGGCATCGGGGAGATGACCGACGAGGGCCTGCGGACGAAGGCGTACGCGGGCGAGGCGACGCTCACGTACGACACCGACCGCAAGGTGGGCTGCAGTTGGAAGGTGGAGTCGGCCGAGGCCACCAACCGTCTGGTGATCGACTTCGAGCGTGTCGTCTCCTACGACAACGCCGTCAGCGACGACAGCCAGGCCGAGGAGCTCTTCGCGACGAAGCGGGCGGCGGCGGACCTTCCGGAGCCGACTGCCACCCGGTCCGGTTCCGCGGACACGGACGACGACTCCGGCGAGGACGGCGGCAGCGCGTCCGCTGATCCGGACGCGTCCTCGCCCTCTTCGGCCCGCCCCTCCGCATCCTCCGGTTCCTCCGATCCCTCCGGTTCCTCCGGTGTCGACTCCGCCGCGGCCGCCAAGGCCACCGGCTCCGGCTCGCCGTCCGAGGGCGAGTCCTCCCCCGCGTCGCCGTCCGTCCCGCCCGCCGACCTCCAGCCCCGTCTCCTGGACGAATTCGGCGAGGAGGCCTTCATCGACGACGAGCTGAGCAGCTCCGGATCGACCGTCAAACAGCGCTCGGTGACTGTGGCGTTCCGCACGTCCAACGTGGTCGTGACGATCGAGTACGCGGAGCAGCCGGCAACCGTCGGCACCGTTCCGGACAGTAAGGAAATGCAGGACAGAGCGCGGAAACTGGCCTCACTGCTGACCGATTCACTGGGCGGCTGA
- a CDS encoding ArgE/DapE family deacylase: MLTDEETAALAAIDEAALGRTLLELIGVPSVTGSAAESELQHQLAGRLEWLGMEVDLWSMDLPALRARPGFPGMEVPREEAWGLVGTSPDGGDGPTLILQGHVDVVPPGDLEAWGDGDPFVPRVTGDVVHGRGACDMKAGLAAHLAALAAIRAAGIRLRGRVAAHFVVGEEDGGIGAFGTLERGHGGDACVIAEPTGSTLITANAGALTFRITVPGKAAHGSAREQGVSAVDAYLPLHRALADLEAERNRDPSPLLAEYPIPYALSVGTVRSGDWASSVPDLLVAEGRLGVRLGEDPAEARAGLERCVARACAADPWLRDHPATVTWPGGQFASGRLEEGHPLPDVVGAAYTDATGGPAPRQRGATYGSDLRHYTGAGIPTLQFGPGDITVAHSAREHVSLRETVAAARTLVLTVLRTVGTK; this comes from the coding sequence GTGCTGACCGATGAGGAGACCGCCGCGCTGGCGGCGATCGACGAGGCGGCCCTGGGGCGGACCCTGCTGGAGCTGATCGGTGTGCCGAGCGTGACCGGGAGCGCCGCCGAGTCCGAACTCCAGCACCAGCTGGCCGGCCGGCTGGAATGGCTGGGGATGGAGGTCGACCTGTGGTCCATGGACCTGCCCGCGCTGCGCGCCCGCCCTGGCTTCCCGGGCATGGAGGTGCCCCGCGAGGAGGCGTGGGGCCTGGTCGGGACCAGCCCCGACGGCGGTGACGGGCCCACCCTGATCCTCCAGGGCCACGTCGACGTCGTACCGCCCGGCGACCTCGAGGCCTGGGGGGACGGTGACCCGTTCGTCCCGCGTGTGACCGGGGACGTCGTACACGGGCGCGGTGCCTGCGACATGAAGGCGGGGCTCGCCGCGCACCTCGCCGCCCTCGCCGCGATACGGGCGGCCGGGATACGGCTGCGCGGCCGGGTCGCCGCCCACTTCGTCGTCGGCGAGGAGGACGGTGGCATCGGCGCGTTCGGCACCCTGGAGCGCGGACACGGGGGCGACGCCTGCGTCATCGCCGAGCCCACCGGATCCACCCTGATCACCGCGAACGCGGGAGCCCTGACGTTCCGGATCACGGTGCCCGGCAAGGCGGCGCACGGCAGCGCGCGGGAGCAGGGGGTGAGCGCGGTCGACGCGTATCTGCCCCTGCACCGGGCGCTCGCCGACCTGGAGGCCGAGCGGAACCGGGACCCGTCCCCGCTGCTCGCCGAGTATCCGATCCCGTACGCGCTGTCGGTGGGCACCGTACGGTCCGGGGACTGGGCGAGCAGTGTGCCGGACCTGCTGGTCGCCGAGGGCCGGCTGGGCGTACGCCTCGGCGAGGACCCGGCCGAGGCGCGCGCCGGCCTGGAGCGGTGCGTGGCGCGGGCCTGCGCCGCCGACCCCTGGCTGCGCGACCACCCGGCGACGGTGACCTGGCCGGGCGGGCAGTTCGCGAGCGGCCGGCTGGAGGAGGGACACCCGCTGCCGGACGTCGTCGGCGCCGCGTACACGGACGCCACGGGCGGCCCGGCACCCCGGCAGCGCGGCGCGACGTACGGCAGCGACCTGCGGCACTACACCGGCGCGGGGATACCGACGCTGCAGTTCGGGCCGGGGGACATCACGGTGGCGCACAGCGCGCGCGAGCACGTGTCCCTGCGGGAGACGGTGGCGGCGGCCCGGACCCTGGTGCTCACGGTGCTGCGGACGGTGGGGACCAAGTGA
- a CDS encoding CE1759 family FMN reductase — MSVVVVSAGLSVPSSTRLLGERLAAATTGQAPEDVRVIELRDLAVDIAHNFTSGFPAPALAEAMDAVTGADGLVVVTPVFSASYSGLFKSFFDVLGVRDREALAGKPVLIAATGGTPRHSLVLEHALRPLFAHLRAVVVPTGVYAASQDWGDKGLDARIERAAGELAALTGALSGASGGASVATDGGTGGGAISVTRGGAAADKFDARNVVPFEEQLAALRSAG; from the coding sequence ATGAGCGTCGTCGTCGTGTCGGCCGGCCTGAGCGTGCCGTCGTCCACCCGCCTGCTCGGGGAGCGGCTCGCGGCCGCGACCACCGGACAGGCCCCGGAAGACGTGCGGGTGATCGAGCTGCGGGACCTCGCGGTCGACATCGCGCACAACTTCACCAGCGGTTTCCCCGCGCCCGCGCTCGCCGAGGCGATGGACGCGGTGACCGGTGCGGACGGGCTGGTCGTGGTCACGCCGGTGTTCTCGGCGTCGTACAGCGGGCTGTTCAAGTCGTTCTTCGACGTGCTCGGCGTACGGGACCGGGAGGCGCTGGCAGGCAAGCCGGTGCTGATCGCCGCGACCGGGGGCACGCCCCGGCACTCGCTGGTGCTGGAGCACGCCCTGCGTCCCCTCTTCGCCCACCTGCGCGCGGTCGTCGTCCCCACGGGGGTGTACGCCGCGTCCCAGGACTGGGGCGACAAGGGCCTGGACGCCCGGATCGAGCGGGCGGCGGGCGAGCTGGCCGCCCTGACGGGCGCGCTGTCGGGCGCCTCCGGAGGCGCTTCCGTAGCTACGGACGGCGGTACGGGCGGTGGTGCGATCAGCGTCACGCGCGGGGGCGCGGCCGCCGACAAGTTCGACGCGCGCAACGTGGTGCCGTTCGAGGAGCAGCTGGCCGCGCTGCGGTCGGCGGGCTGA
- a CDS encoding HAMP domain-containing sensor histidine kinase, with protein MAFAAVTATVTVLVGILSYGAAARLLRVDQQMVFDEVVRDLRGEVRANRMSPVDFSSAAPGHDLVRPARTDVQVLGPDGRIVDPGDPGLPVVAADRTVAGAATAGRVVEHADVDVGDDIYRVATVALGDGRGAVQVAQEFSDIEDLLRTLQRRTLVLMAAVVIAAGLFGWWLARRITRRLVVLTAAAEDVARTRRLGIQVPVTGHDEVGRLGRAFDRMLGRLAQSEDDQRRLVQDAGHELRTPLTSLRTNISLLRRIDELPPDTREELVTDLTQEARELTDLVNELVELAAGQSDTEPPCRVDLADLAEGVAELARRRGGREITVHASGDTTTDGRPGMLTRAMSNLVENAVKFDRNGTASIDITVSGPARPGTVRVEVRDRGPGIAAGDLVRVFDRFFRAADARSLPGSGLGLSIVREVALAHGGAPYAVRRPGGGTVIGFTVGGGPLTDPEDEDPGP; from the coding sequence GTGGCCTTCGCCGCCGTGACGGCCACGGTCACCGTTCTGGTCGGCATCCTGTCGTACGGCGCCGCCGCCCGGCTGCTGCGGGTGGACCAGCAGATGGTGTTCGACGAGGTCGTGCGGGACCTGCGCGGCGAGGTCCGGGCGAACCGGATGTCACCGGTCGACTTCTCCTCCGCCGCCCCCGGCCACGACCTGGTGCGGCCCGCCCGGACGGACGTCCAGGTGCTCGGGCCGGACGGCCGGATCGTCGACCCGGGCGACCCGGGGCTGCCGGTGGTCGCCGCCGACCGTACGGTCGCGGGTGCCGCCACAGCCGGGCGGGTGGTCGAACACGCGGACGTCGACGTCGGCGACGACATCTACCGCGTCGCGACCGTCGCGCTGGGCGACGGCCGGGGCGCGGTGCAGGTCGCGCAGGAGTTCAGCGATATCGAGGACCTGCTGCGGACCCTCCAGCGGCGCACGCTCGTCCTGATGGCGGCGGTGGTGATCGCGGCCGGTCTGTTCGGCTGGTGGCTGGCCCGGCGGATCACCCGCCGCCTGGTCGTCCTCACCGCCGCCGCCGAGGACGTCGCCCGCACCCGCCGGCTCGGCATCCAGGTGCCCGTCACCGGTCACGACGAGGTGGGGCGGCTCGGCCGCGCCTTCGACCGGATGCTCGGCCGGCTCGCCCAGTCCGAGGACGACCAGCGCCGGCTCGTCCAGGACGCGGGCCATGAACTGCGTACCCCGCTCACCTCCCTGCGGACCAACATCTCCCTGCTGCGCCGGATCGACGAGCTCCCTCCCGACACCCGTGAGGAACTCGTCACCGACCTCACCCAGGAGGCCCGTGAGCTGACCGACCTGGTCAACGAACTCGTCGAACTCGCGGCCGGCCAGTCCGACACCGAGCCGCCGTGCCGGGTCGACCTCGCCGACCTCGCCGAGGGCGTGGCCGAACTGGCCCGGCGCCGGGGCGGCCGCGAGATCACCGTCCACGCGAGCGGCGACACCACGACCGACGGGCGGCCCGGAATGCTGACGCGGGCGATGTCCAACCTGGTCGAGAACGCCGTCAAGTTCGACCGGAACGGCACCGCGTCCATCGACATCACGGTCTCCGGGCCCGCGCGGCCGGGCACGGTACGGGTGGAGGTCCGCGACCGGGGGCCCGGCATCGCCGCAGGCGATCTGGTCCGCGTCTTCGATCGCTTCTTCCGTGCCGCCGACGCCCGCTCCCTCCCCGGTTCGGGCCTCGGCCTGTCCATCGTCCGCGAGGTGGCCCTGGCCCACGGGGGCGCCCCGTACGCCGTCCGCCGGCCCGGCGGCGGAACGGTGATCGGCTTCACGGTGGGCGGCGGCCCGCTGACGGATCCCGAGGACGAGGACCCGGGCCCCTGA